ACGACCTACAACAATTTCTCTTAAAGAGTTTATGATGTCTCCTGTAAATTCTATAATATCGGTGCTTTTTGTCTTTGAATTCACATAACCTTCAATTTTTTTGGAAACACTTAAAAGTGTTTTTTCTGCATATCTTTTCTTGAGTGCGTCAATGAAAGTGAAAAGTCCTTCCAAGGTTAAAGGCTCTTCTTTTAAGATACTATCAAGAAGTTCTTCCATTTTATTTGAAAGCATTCCATCTTCTTGAATTGTTTCTCTAAGAATTTCAATGTCCAAAGAAGTATTACTTTTAGAATACTTTGAAGAGACATAGTCAAATAGATTTTGCTCTTCTTTCGTTTCAAAGAGTTCTTTCTCAAGTCCTTCTGCAAGGGCCCTTGTAAAAAGATAATTATCTTTTACTATTGTTGCAAGCACCTTTCTATCTATTTCTCCCAAACTACTTCACCCCCTTTTGCTGTTAACATAACCTCATTTGTTAGTAAATTATCCTCTTTTATAGGATACTTCAAAACTACAAAATCTGATAGATATCCTTCTTTAATTTTTCCTCTTTTATCTAAAAAGTTATAAAGCCCTGCCCACTCTGTATAGGCGTTAATTGCAACTGAAAGTGGTATACTCTCTTCTTTTAAAAACGACCTATTGATACTTGCAAAAAGCCCTTTAAAGATAGAGGCATCTTCTACGGGAACATCGGAGCCAAAAATAGCGAAATCCTTTAAAGAAACCACAGTCTTCCAAGCGTAAGCAAGTTTATAATTTCCCATGAACTTTTTGTAAAGTCCTTCATCTGATACTGCATGAAGTGGCTGCATCGAAGGTATAAAAGGTGTTTCTTTTAACAAAACAATGTCGTTTTCATCAATGAACTGCAAGTGCTCTATTCTATTTAAAATCCCACTATGCTTTATTCTATTATATACACTTATTGCAATATGGACTGCTTTACTGCCAATAGCATGTGCTGCAACAGAAATACCATGTTCATTTGCTTTATGAACGATTTCTTCAAGTTCTTCAAAATCCATGAGAAGTAAGCCCTTGAATGGTTTATTATCAACCATTGCCATCGTTTGAGAGCCAAGGGAACCGTCAAGAAATACTTTTAAAGGTCCCCATTTAAAATTGTTATCACCATCGTAAGTTTTAATGCCTTCTTGCATAAAATCTTTTAGATAATCTTTTGCAATACCTTGTAAAACTCTCAATCGTGACGGGTTATTCTTTAGAACACTATGCACATCAAAATCGAAATTCGTTATACTTACAATACCTCTTGAAAGAAAGTATTCTTCCACCTTCTTAAGGTGCTCTTTAGTAAATACCACTCTTTTAAGATGTTTTACTGCTTCTATACCATAGTCCTTAAATATCCCTAAAAACTCATTTTTAAAAAAACCAAGACTGTCTTTAGGAATTTGGTCAATACTAACTTTTGAGTCCTCAAGGAATTTTTTTGAAACAAATACCGAGTGTTCATCTTTACTCTGTATATAAACATCTTTATCATAGTAAAAAAGATCTCTAAAATTACTTTCTTGAAGATTGTTAAAATCAACATTGAAAATGTAAACAGGCCCAGTGCTTTTAAAAATAATCTCCTTAATTTCTTTAAAAGTTTTTGAACTACCGTCAATATAGGAGAGGACGTTTGATAATTCTTTAATGTGTGCATGCGATTCTATAAAAGCAGGGTACACAAAGCCATCTAAAGATATTACATCACTACTTCCTTTTAATTCTTCAATTGGGAGAAACTTTTGAAAGGTCTCGGAACACTCAAAACCATAATCTTCTAAAATTTTCCCATCTACCCAAATCCCTTTTGCGACGTATTTCATCTTTTTAAAATAAACGCCTCCTCACCTAAGTTTATATCAATTTCCTTTATGTTTTCAAATTCTCTATACGTAAGAAATAGTTGCATCTTAATTCCATCAATTAAACTTGCATCAAGCAACTTTTTAGGTGTTAGCGTAATTTCTAAAACATTGTTTTTAAACCTCATACTTTCTAAATTTACATATAAAAGAGAAGTCTTTAAGCCCTGGGGAGGAGTTAAAAGCAAATTGAATGCCTTAACAAATTCGATATTTTTTACTGGATTAATAACGGGAACATAAACTGAATCTTCATTCAAATTGTATTCAAAATAAGTTACTACAAAATTAGAGTCATAGGATTTAGCAAATCTCCTTATTGGATCTAAAGTATTAACACTACCAAAAAGGTCGTCCACTTTATTTGACTCAACCAAAAATTGAACAGCTTGCACATCCCGTATTTCTGTTAAAGAATTTACAATACTTAAGATTAACAAATTGGAGGTATAACTTCCCAAAGAAAGTTCGTTAATTTTGCTTGTAAAATTAAATTCAACAATCCCAAAAGATTTCAATTGATAAGATTCTATAAAATCTTTTTGTAATAGACTTACAAGTCCTAATCTTGAACCATATAAAAGTTCGTTTACAATTTCCTTAATAAGAAAAACAGGGTCAGGACTATCAAGTATTTCTCTTTTTTCAACGGCAAGATTATTTAAGTCTGGTGTAAGAAAGTATAGGTATACGCTTCTAAATTTTGGAATTGTAGAAACTAAGTTTGAAAGAACTTTATCAATTTTAACATATCTAATAAATGTATCCGAGGGTTTTGAATTTATCAAAAATTTTATTTCATTTACTCCATCGATAGTTTTTAAAGAATTTGCAAGGCTTAAAAAGGCAATAAACTCTTCCTTTTGTGTGAGAATAACGTTTGCAGTATTAATATCCAAAAGAAGTGCGCCATCTTTAAATTCTACAGAGTTTAGTGAAAGTTCTTTTGGAAGAGTTGGAAAATCATTTGGGTTTTCTGGATTTTTCAGAACTTCAAAAACTTTTCTTGCAACAAAATTAACTGTCCCTTGAAAGTCTATCTTCTTGGGGACAAGTTCTTTTGCAATTGGGTCGTAGAAATACATTGATACACTGTAAACATGCTCATTTGTTGAACTTCCAAAAGAAATGATAAAAGAAACGGCACCAACAATTAAAACAATGAGTGTAAAAAGAGCAAAAAGCCGAACAACATCTTTTCTTTTCTTCATTTTTTCTTCCTAAAAGAATACAAACGCGTAAAATCTCTTTTGAATGTGTTAAATCCGAATGATTCAACTACAACTACAAAAAGTGTGCTAATTAAGAAAACTTTTAAATCTCTACTAAAATAATAAAGCAAAATTGGATACAGAGGGAAAAGGAAGAATAAACTTATAACCTGCGATTTTGTCATTACAATGAATAGAAGATACACTGCAAGTATAATGGAAAAAAATATCAAAAAAACTTTCAAATCAAAATACAAATATAGAAATGCAAGTTGAACTCCAAGTGTTGTTGCAGCACCCTTTCCCCCTTTGAAGCCTAAGAAAATAGGATACACATGCCCAATCACAGCAAAAAATGAGGTAGACAACGCAAGGTAAGGTGCAAGTTTTAAAACTTTCATAGAAATGTATGTTGAAAGAACCCCCTTTCCTGCATCAAGAAAAAGCACTAAAAGCCCCTCTTTTACTCCAACGGTATGAAAAACATTTCCAGTACCCATATTTTTTGTTCCTATTTCCCTTATGTCTTTCCCTGTTTTTAGTTTTGTAACTATATAAGCAGAAGGAAAAGAGCCAAGAATATACGAAACTATGATTCCTAATAAAATTTTCATAATTTAATTATAATACAATTGGGAAGTTATTAATATGGATGAGATTGAAATAATTAATAAGCTTAAAAAAGGAGATAGGGGAGCATTAGAATATCTTGTAAGATCAACACAAGATTTTCTTTTTAACTCTTTACTTCAGATCTGTCATGATAGGGAATTAGCAAAAGACATACTTGCCGATTCATATCTACTTGCATTCAAATACATTAAAAATTTTAGAGGAGAGTCAACTTTGACGACTTGGCTTTATAGAATTGCAGTAAATGAATTAAAAAAACACTTCAATAAGATGAAAAGAGTTGAATTAAGAAATGATTTTGAAACAAAAGAAGCAAGACAAACCTCAAGTAGTGATAAATTTAATTTACTATATGAAGCGTTGAGTAAGCTTGAAATGGATGAGCGAGAAATCATAAACCTTGTTGATGTTCAGGGCATATCTTACGAAGAAGTGGGAGAAATGCTTCAAATACCAATTGGCACTGTTAAATCACGACTTGCAAGAGCAAGGGATAAATTGAGAGGCATTTTGGAGGATATGGGATATTTTTGAAAAATTTTTTAAAATTTATGGAACTTTTTAATGGTTTGATGTATCTAAATAGCGATGAAAGATAAAATTAACGAATACGTAGATGGAAGAATAAAAAAAGAAGAATTAGAGTTTTTCCTTAGTGAAGAAGATAGGAAGTATTTAAATGATTTAATTAAAATGAAGGAAGGCTTAAAATTGCTTAATGTGCAAGCGCCCGATTTTGTTGAGATTATTGAGGAGAAGACAAAAAGAAGGGTGCTGTTTAAATATTCTTTTGCTTTGGCAAGTATTTTTATAATAATAGTCGTTGGTTTTATTTCCAAACCGCTTATTCTAAAAAAACTTCAAGTTGGTTATAATAACGAAACTATTACTACAAAAACTCTTATTTCCAAAGAAGATCAGTACTCAATTGCTATGTTAAAAGAAATTGCAATAAAGTTAGAGATTGATAAATCAGAGGAAAATACACTCATTGAAGAACTTAAAAAAGTTGCAAATCTTTTAAACTACGATGAAAAAAACCATACATACTCTTTTGAAGTAAAAGGAAGTAATTTAGAGGCATTTACAAAAACAATAGAAGACTTTAAAAATGCAAGCATACTGGAGAATACACTAAAAGAGAATATAGACGAAAATTTAATCTATAACGTAAGTTTGACAATCGTTTACAAATAATTGTGAAAGCATAAAATTTTTATAAAGCTAAAAACCTAACAGTCATATTAAGTAAAACCTCAAATTCATTCCAGGATAAAGCCCATTCAGTTGTTTAGAGCATTTTTGGTCATTCCTAGCGTTAGCGATGAATCTCATCCATTGCTGTCATTCTGATGAGGCGCCGTTTGCTGAGGAAGAATCTCATCCTTTTATGGTTTTTCATTACTTTGGGAAGCCTCAAGATGGTTCTGTTTACCTCCCCTCAAATATGAGGTCTTTTGCAAAGACGGTTCAGGATGACAAAAGGAGATGGGGGAGTCTTAATGGGGTGGTGTGAACCCTTCAATTTAAGGAAGAATCTCTCAGTTTATTCCTTTTGGTGTTCAAAAAAGAGGGTTTAAGGGCGATACTAAATCCGTTTCAAATATAAAGGAATCTTGTT
This genomic stretch from Caldisericaceae bacterium harbors:
- a CDS encoding amidohydrolase family protein, whose protein sequence is MKYVAKGIWVDGKILEDYGFECSETFQKFLPIEELKGSSDVISLDGFVYPAFIESHAHIKELSNVLSYIDGSSKTFKEIKEIIFKSTGPVYIFNVDFNNLQESNFRDLFYYDKDVYIQSKDEHSVFVSKKFLEDSKVSIDQIPKDSLGFFKNEFLGIFKDYGIEAVKHLKRVVFTKEHLKKVEEYFLSRGIVSITNFDFDVHSVLKNNPSRLRVLQGIAKDYLKDFMQEGIKTYDGDNNFKWGPLKVFLDGSLGSQTMAMVDNKPFKGLLLMDFEELEEIVHKANEHGISVAAHAIGSKAVHIAISVYNRIKHSGILNRIEHLQFIDENDIVLLKETPFIPSMQPLHAVSDEGLYKKFMGNYKLAYAWKTVVSLKDFAIFGSDVPVEDASIFKGLFASINRSFLKEESIPLSVAINAYTEWAGLYNFLDKRGKIKEGYLSDFVVLKYPIKEDNLLTNEVMLTAKGGEVVWEK
- a CDS encoding GerMN domain-containing protein; the encoded protein is MKKRKDVVRLFALFTLIVLIVGAVSFIISFGSSTNEHVYSVSMYFYDPIAKELVPKKIDFQGTVNFVARKVFEVLKNPENPNDFPTLPKELSLNSVEFKDGALLLDINTANVILTQKEEFIAFLSLANSLKTIDGVNEIKFLINSKPSDTFIRYVKIDKVLSNLVSTIPKFRSVYLYFLTPDLNNLAVEKREILDSPDPVFLIKEIVNELLYGSRLGLVSLLQKDFIESYQLKSFGIVEFNFTSKINELSLGSYTSNLLILSIVNSLTEIRDVQAVQFLVESNKVDDLFGSVNTLDPIRRFAKSYDSNFVVTYFEYNLNEDSVYVPVINPVKNIEFVKAFNLLLTPPQGLKTSLLYVNLESMRFKNNVLEITLTPKKLLDASLIDGIKMQLFLTYREFENIKEIDINLGEEAFILKR
- a CDS encoding glycerol-3-phosphate acyltransferase, with the translated sequence MKILLGIIVSYILGSFPSAYIVTKLKTGKDIREIGTKNMGTGNVFHTVGVKEGLLVLFLDAGKGVLSTYISMKVLKLAPYLALSTSFFAVIGHVYPIFLGFKGGKGAATTLGVQLAFLYLYFDLKVFLIFFSIILAVYLLFIVMTKSQVISLFFLFPLYPILLYYFSRDLKVFLISTLFVVVVESFGFNTFKRDFTRLYSFRKKK
- a CDS encoding sigma-70 family RNA polymerase sigma factor yields the protein MDEIEIINKLKKGDRGALEYLVRSTQDFLFNSLLQICHDRELAKDILADSYLLAFKYIKNFRGESTLTTWLYRIAVNELKKHFNKMKRVELRNDFETKEARQTSSSDKFNLLYEALSKLEMDEREIINLVDVQGISYEEVGEMLQIPIGTVKSRLARARDKLRGILEDMGYF